In Brevibacterium zhoupengii, the following are encoded in one genomic region:
- a CDS encoding LysR family transcriptional regulator: MIDTLALRTLVALDSAGSVTATADALGYTSAAISHQLQKLSRYLGAPVTERTGRGIALTPMGRELSRRGAELLQDLESLETDARAQSGEPRGRITVGGFSTGIRGVLVPSLPLLKDTAPELTITNIEEEPDELIDMVTAGRIDASLIFDWREAPPQLPSTLNSELIAVDRADIVMHRDHHLAARDQVSRQDLLGEVFVSAPRNGVCHRWLTALFDPLNTEPRIEYWAMEYDTQIEFARAVGALALVPRLGRPHLPADVTVVELDDPSIARWIYLVWRASMSASPAIALLLEQMRAVAEVAAGEVT; the protein is encoded by the coding sequence ATGATTGACACTCTCGCCCTGCGCACACTCGTTGCTCTCGACTCGGCCGGATCCGTCACGGCGACTGCCGACGCACTCGGCTACACCTCGGCGGCCATCAGCCATCAGCTGCAGAAGCTCTCGCGCTATCTCGGGGCGCCGGTGACCGAGCGCACGGGACGCGGGATCGCTCTGACTCCGATGGGCCGTGAACTCAGCCGTCGCGGTGCCGAGCTGCTCCAGGATCTCGAAAGCCTCGAGACCGACGCCAGAGCACAGTCGGGCGAACCCCGAGGTCGAATCACGGTGGGCGGGTTCTCGACCGGCATCCGCGGGGTGCTGGTGCCGTCCCTGCCGCTGCTCAAGGACACCGCGCCGGAGCTGACGATCACCAACATCGAGGAGGAGCCCGATGAGCTCATCGACATGGTCACGGCCGGTCGGATCGACGCCTCGCTCATCTTCGACTGGCGGGAAGCTCCTCCTCAGCTGCCCTCAACATTGAATTCCGAGCTCATCGCCGTCGACCGGGCCGATATCGTCATGCACCGCGACCACCATCTGGCCGCGCGTGATCAGGTGAGTCGCCAGGACCTCCTCGGCGAGGTGTTCGTCTCGGCACCGCGCAACGGCGTGTGCCACCGCTGGCTCACCGCACTCTTCGACCCGCTCAACACCGAACCGCGGATCGAGTACTGGGCGATGGAGTACGACACCCAGATCGAGTTCGCCCGGGCCGTCGGTGCGCTTGCGCTGGTGCCGCGGCTGGGACGACCGCATCTGCCCGCCGATGTCACCGTCGTCGAGCTCGACGATCCGAGCATCGCCCGTTGGATCTACCTCGTCTGGCGGGCCTCGATGAGCGCCTCCCCGGCGATCGCCCTCCTCCTTGAGCAGATGAGGGCGGTCGCCGAGGTGGCAGCCGGTGAGGTCACGTAA
- the phoU gene encoding phosphate signaling complex protein PhoU produces the protein MREVFRNELDDLATQLVDMSIKVHEAMRLANQALRSNDLELAEKVIEADAVIDHMQYALDQQAAEMLALQAPVAADLRAVIGSLRMSASLERMGDLARHIAQQVRIRYPESAIPDQFSDTFTRMGESGEKIAEATENLLSNPGLTAVPTINAIDEELDELHLSIFAKLAEAPAGSLAPRHIADVTLLSRYYERFGDHAVSVSQKVEYLLTGNWEPYLSKK, from the coding sequence ATGCGCGAAGTCTTCAGAAATGAGCTGGACGACCTGGCCACGCAGCTGGTCGACATGTCCATCAAGGTACACGAGGCGATGCGCCTGGCGAACCAGGCCCTGCGCAGCAACGACCTGGAGCTGGCCGAAAAGGTCATCGAAGCCGACGCCGTCATCGACCATATGCAGTACGCCCTCGACCAGCAGGCCGCTGAGATGCTGGCCCTGCAGGCACCTGTCGCCGCTGATCTGCGCGCGGTCATCGGCTCTCTGCGGATGTCCGCCTCCCTCGAGCGCATGGGCGACCTGGCTCGCCACATCGCCCAGCAGGTGCGCATCCGCTACCCCGAGTCCGCGATCCCCGATCAGTTCTCCGACACGTTCACCCGGATGGGCGAATCAGGAGAGAAGATCGCCGAGGCGACCGAGAACCTGCTGTCGAACCCCGGCCTGACCGCCGTGCCCACGATCAACGCGATCGATGAAGAGCTCGACGAACTGCACCTGAGCATCTTCGCCAAGCTCGCCGAGGCGCCTGCCGGGTCGCTGGCACCTCGCCACATTGCCGACGTCACCCTGCTCTCGCGTTACTACGAGCGCTTCGGCGACCACGCGGTGTCCGTGTCCCAGAAGGTCGAATACCTGCTCACGGGCAACTGGGAACCGTACCTGTCGAAGAAGTGA
- a CDS encoding IspD/TarI family cytidylyltransferase codes for MGREERGIRGRGHSGRSARVLSTCVIVPAAGSGSRLGSADPKALVQLNGKSLLVRSLEAIISSGVASTIVVAAPEEFLMRARSEITSIAESMQTDSGTEHSDISITVVAGGNDRIESVQLALKYAGGADVVLVHDAARALTPPEVFRRVVAAVRAGAEAVVPVLPMTDTVRRAENRPAEANGWQVVVDSGAEVDQNLPTVEVLHGDLDRSRLRRVQTPQGFAASSLRRAHEKYEDDLATAGPGALTATDDAGLVERLGVDVISVDGDEEALKITYPLDLVLGEHIAKMRDEQISGAANRGAAGSTLNERGQRR; via the coding sequence ATTGGCCGAGAAGAAAGAGGAATCCGAGGCCGAGGCCATTCTGGACGAAGTGCTCGCGTCCTGAGTACCTGCGTCATCGTTCCGGCCGCAGGGTCGGGATCACGCTTGGGCAGTGCAGACCCGAAGGCCCTCGTTCAGCTGAACGGGAAGAGCCTTTTGGTTCGCAGTCTTGAGGCGATCATCTCCTCGGGAGTTGCTTCCACAATTGTGGTTGCTGCTCCCGAGGAGTTTTTAATGCGTGCTCGCAGTGAAATCACTTCCATTGCAGAATCGATGCAGACAGATTCCGGAACTGAGCATTCTGACATTTCAATCACAGTTGTAGCAGGTGGAAATGATCGAATCGAATCTGTGCAATTAGCCTTGAAATACGCTGGTGGCGCTGATGTCGTTCTTGTCCACGACGCTGCCCGTGCGCTGACCCCACCCGAGGTCTTCCGGCGTGTGGTCGCAGCTGTCCGCGCCGGCGCCGAGGCGGTCGTCCCGGTCCTGCCGATGACCGACACCGTTCGCCGCGCAGAGAACCGTCCGGCAGAAGCCAACGGTTGGCAAGTTGTGGTCGATTCCGGAGCCGAAGTCGACCAGAACTTACCAACCGTTGAGGTCCTCCACGGTGATCTCGACCGTTCACGACTGCGCAGGGTTCAAACACCACAGGGCTTTGCCGCATCCAGCCTGCGCCGAGCACACGAGAAGTACGAAGACGACCTGGCCACTGCAGGCCCTGGGGCACTGACTGCCACGGACGATGCTGGACTCGTTGAGCGCCTCGGCGTCGATGTCATCTCAGTTGACGGTGACGAGGAAGCATTGAAGATCACTTACCCGCTCGACCTCGTGCTCGGCGAGCACATCGCAAAGATGCGCGATGAACAGATCAGCGGCGCCGCGAATCGCGGCGCAGCAGGCAGCACACTGAACGAAAGAGGACAGCGACGATGA
- a CDS encoding response regulator transcription factor translates to MTRILLVEDEDSFSDPLSYLLGKEGYEVTVADDGLKALAEFDRNGADLVLLDLMLPGVSGTEVCRELRAKSSVPIIMLTAKDSEIDKVVGLELGADDYVTKPYSSRELLARVRAVLRRNVESEGFDDESVLEAGGVRIDVERHVVSVRGEELSMPLKEFELLEILIRNSGRVMTRGQLIDRIWGEDYVGDTKTLDVHVKRLRAKVEQNPSEPRLLTTVRGLGYKFEA, encoded by the coding sequence GTGACTCGAATTCTGCTTGTCGAGGACGAGGATTCGTTCTCGGACCCACTCTCGTACCTGCTCGGTAAAGAAGGTTATGAGGTGACTGTTGCCGATGACGGTTTGAAGGCTCTTGCAGAGTTTGACCGCAACGGCGCCGACCTCGTCCTGCTCGACCTCATGCTGCCGGGAGTCTCCGGCACCGAGGTGTGCCGAGAGCTGCGCGCGAAGTCCAGTGTGCCGATCATCATGCTCACCGCCAAGGACTCGGAGATCGATAAGGTGGTGGGACTCGAACTCGGCGCCGACGACTACGTGACCAAGCCGTACTCCTCGCGTGAGCTGCTCGCCAGGGTGCGTGCGGTGCTGCGACGCAACGTCGAGTCGGAGGGCTTTGACGATGAGTCGGTGCTCGAGGCCGGGGGCGTCCGCATCGATGTCGAACGCCACGTCGTCAGTGTTCGCGGCGAAGAGCTGTCGATGCCGCTGAAGGAGTTCGAGCTCCTCGAGATCCTCATCCGCAACTCGGGTCGAGTCATGACACGAGGTCAGCTCATCGACCGTATCTGGGGCGAGGACTACGTGGGGGACACGAAGACCCTCGATGTCCACGTCAAGCGTCTGCGCGCCAAGGTGGAACAGAATCCCTCGGAACCGCGTCTGCTCACCACGGTGCGTGGGCTCGGCTACAAGTTCGAAGCCTGA
- a CDS encoding sensor histidine kinase, whose amino-acid sequence MDLLIVAVLTGIVGLGLGIAGILAFRFSERSRDAADLHSEDDLPEGIAEVLAVLPSAAIVLDAGDDVVKASPAAYTFGLVRGHSLASPEMLRMVGRVRSRGLIEEIELEQKREQTDSILRFLHARVAPLGTNFVLVLCDDQTESKRVDAVRRDFVANVSHELKTPIGAMALLAEAVTDFSDDPQAVERFGGRMQRESKRLTQLVQEIIDLSRVQDHTAPSATEKISAAEVVDDAADRARTRAEGKNIHIEVSPPGRMLIEGNYELLVNAVRNLIDNGINYSPDGTRIGVGVELVDERVEISVTDQGIGLSTQDTERVFERFYRVDPARSRITGGTGLGLSIVKHIIATHGGEVKVWSRLGKGSTFTIVLPLAGTVTDDEASSSAPDGVLLEHSARAEAGAGAGADDVTEQPADDGTDVDGDAEVDGDNDVDGDKGVSTVENETTQVLETGSEQRKLKT is encoded by the coding sequence GTGGACCTCTTGATCGTAGCGGTCCTGACCGGCATCGTCGGTCTGGGACTTGGCATAGCGGGAATTCTGGCGTTTCGTTTCAGCGAACGCTCCCGTGACGCTGCCGATCTGCATTCAGAGGATGACCTGCCCGAAGGCATCGCCGAGGTTCTGGCCGTGCTGCCCTCGGCCGCGATCGTCCTCGATGCCGGCGACGATGTCGTCAAAGCTTCCCCGGCCGCCTACACCTTCGGTCTGGTCAGAGGGCATTCTCTCGCCTCCCCTGAGATGCTGCGCATGGTCGGACGGGTGCGCTCGCGCGGCCTCATCGAAGAGATCGAACTCGAGCAGAAACGTGAGCAGACTGACTCGATTCTGCGCTTCCTCCATGCTCGAGTGGCCCCCTTGGGCACGAACTTCGTCCTCGTCCTCTGTGACGACCAGACCGAGTCCAAGCGCGTCGATGCCGTTCGCCGTGACTTCGTCGCCAACGTCTCCCACGAACTCAAGACCCCTATCGGCGCGATGGCCCTCCTCGCCGAGGCGGTCACTGACTTCTCCGACGATCCGCAGGCTGTCGAACGCTTCGGCGGACGCATGCAGCGCGAGTCGAAGCGCCTGACCCAGCTGGTGCAGGAGATCATCGACCTCTCCCGGGTGCAGGACCACACGGCCCCGTCTGCAACGGAGAAGATCTCCGCCGCCGAGGTGGTCGATGATGCCGCTGATCGTGCCCGCACGCGCGCCGAGGGTAAGAACATCCACATCGAGGTCTCGCCTCCTGGTCGGATGCTCATCGAAGGCAACTACGAACTCCTCGTCAACGCGGTGCGCAACCTCATCGACAATGGCATCAACTACTCACCCGATGGGACCCGGATCGGCGTCGGTGTCGAACTCGTCGACGAACGCGTCGAGATCTCCGTGACTGACCAGGGCATCGGACTCTCCACTCAGGACACGGAGAGGGTCTTCGAACGGTTCTACCGTGTCGACCCGGCACGGTCGCGCATCACCGGCGGCACCGGTTTGGGGCTGAGCATCGTCAAGCACATCATCGCCACACACGGCGGAGAGGTGAAGGTCTGGAGCCGACTCGGCAAAGGCTCGACGTTCACGATCGTGCTGCCGCTGGCAGGGACGGTCACCGATGACGAGGCATCCTCCTCGGCGCCGGATGGGGTCCTGCTCGAGCACTCGGCACGGGCGGAAGCGGGTGCTGGAGCCGGAGCCGATGACGTCACCGAACAGCCCGCTGACGATGGCACAGACGTCGACGGAGACGCTGAAGTTGACGGTGACAATGACGTTGACGGTGACAAGGGTGTCAGCACAGTGGAGAATGAGACAACCCAGGTTTTGGAAACCGGAAGCGAACAAAGGAAGCTCAAGACGTGA
- a CDS encoding bile acid:sodium symporter family protein — MSDSSTPPAGPPQTPNSRSHSGQASPSPAQQPKADRSSIIAVTALPVLVVIAGVLGFLTPDTFTPLAPTITWSLGVVMFFMGLTLTLPDFARIAKKPWIAALGVVTQFIAMPLLGLLVVTLFNLPAEIAVGVILVGCAPGGTASNVVTYLAKGDTALSVSITTLSTLLAPVLTPLLTLWLAGSYMNVPFWSMFVSICQTVLVPVIVGVLVRVVASKLVDAIAPVLPWLASVAIAYIVAIVVAGSADSIASAGLLVLLAVITHNVLGLGIGYGVAAACRLDTPTRRALSFEVGLQNSGLASTLATTYFSPLAALPGAVFSVWHNVSGALLASLFARRPYSSPPREQLSADARAQESVR; from the coding sequence ATGTCCGACTCATCCACGCCACCAGCGGGGCCACCGCAGACCCCCAACTCTCGCTCACACTCGGGGCAGGCATCGCCGTCGCCCGCGCAGCAGCCGAAAGCTGATCGCAGTTCGATCATCGCCGTCACGGCGCTGCCGGTCCTCGTCGTCATTGCGGGAGTCCTCGGATTCCTCACCCCCGACACGTTCACGCCCCTGGCACCCACAATCACGTGGAGCCTCGGCGTCGTCATGTTCTTCATGGGGCTGACCCTGACCTTGCCGGACTTCGCCCGCATCGCCAAGAAGCCGTGGATCGCCGCCCTCGGAGTCGTCACGCAGTTCATCGCCATGCCGCTGCTCGGCCTCCTCGTCGTCACCCTGTTCAACCTTCCGGCCGAGATCGCCGTCGGCGTCATCCTCGTCGGCTGTGCACCCGGCGGCACCGCCTCGAACGTGGTGACCTATCTGGCCAAGGGCGACACCGCACTGTCCGTGTCGATCACGACGCTGTCCACCCTGCTCGCTCCGGTGCTGACTCCCCTGCTGACCCTGTGGCTGGCCGGCTCCTATATGAATGTGCCCTTCTGGTCGATGTTCGTCTCGATCTGCCAGACCGTCCTCGTGCCCGTCATCGTCGGTGTCCTGGTGCGGGTCGTGGCCTCGAAGCTCGTCGATGCGATCGCACCCGTGCTGCCGTGGCTGGCATCGGTCGCCATCGCCTACATCGTTGCCATCGTCGTCGCCGGATCCGCCGATTCCATCGCCTCAGCCGGGCTCCTCGTCCTCCTGGCCGTCATCACCCACAACGTTCTGGGACTGGGCATCGGCTACGGTGTCGCGGCCGCCTGCCGCCTGGATACGCCCACCAGACGCGCGCTGTCCTTCGAGGTCGGCCTGCAGAACTCGGGCCTCGCATCGACCCTGGCCACCACGTACTTCTCCCCCTTGGCCGCTCTCCCCGGAGCCGTGTTCAGCGTCTGGCACAACGTCTCCGGCGCACTCCTGGCCTCGCTGTTCGCACGTCGGCCCTACAGCAGTCCACCACGTGAGCAGCTCTCCGCGGACGCTCGCGCGCAGGAGTCCGTACGATGA
- a CDS encoding EamA family transporter, with the protein MRPVHYLLALLVVVLWGVNFIFIDFGLRDWPPLLLVAARFTLVVFPAIFFVKFPRGDFRRILLIGVFMSAGQFGLLYTSMFLGLPAGLTSIVIQIQAAFTVLVAALALREIPNRRQIIGILIGLSGLGVIGLSLQASVPIAAFLVALGASLSWAVGNVIARGVKEGTNGVQMTVWSALVVPVPLFVLSLLVDGPAEVAHALAHPTWGVVASVVYTAGCASLIGYVIWNSLLARFPASQVAPFSLLVPLVGVLSAWLVLGDRPTGPELIGGALLLLGVAVTTGVLKTIARSITGSKQRSRKVIASEKPEAEHSSASG; encoded by the coding sequence ATGCGTCCTGTCCATTACCTGCTCGCCCTGCTCGTCGTCGTCCTCTGGGGCGTCAACTTCATCTTCATCGACTTCGGACTGCGGGACTGGCCGCCGCTGCTCCTCGTCGCCGCCCGCTTCACCCTCGTCGTGTTCCCGGCGATCTTCTTCGTGAAGTTTCCACGCGGGGACTTCCGCCGCATCCTGCTCATCGGCGTGTTCATGTCCGCGGGCCAGTTCGGCCTGCTCTACACCTCGATGTTCCTCGGACTTCCGGCGGGTCTGACCTCGATCGTCATTCAGATCCAGGCGGCATTCACCGTCCTCGTCGCCGCGCTCGCACTGCGCGAGATCCCGAATCGACGTCAGATCATCGGCATCCTCATCGGCCTCTCCGGGCTGGGCGTCATCGGGCTGAGCCTGCAGGCCTCGGTCCCAATCGCGGCCTTCCTCGTCGCCCTCGGGGCCTCCCTGTCGTGGGCGGTCGGCAATGTCATCGCCCGCGGAGTGAAGGAGGGGACCAACGGCGTGCAGATGACCGTGTGGTCGGCCCTCGTTGTGCCGGTTCCGCTGTTCGTGCTCTCGCTCCTCGTCGATGGCCCCGCCGAGGTGGCCCATGCTCTGGCGCACCCGACCTGGGGCGTCGTGGCCTCGGTCGTCTACACCGCCGGGTGCGCATCGCTCATCGGCTATGTCATCTGGAACTCGCTGCTCGCACGCTTCCCGGCATCGCAGGTCGCACCGTTCTCGCTGCTCGTCCCGCTGGTCGGCGTGCTCTCTGCCTGGCTCGTCCTCGGCGACCGACCCACGGGGCCCGAACTCATCGGGGGCGCGCTCCTGCTCCTCGGCGTCGCGGTCACGACCGGAGTGCTCAAGACCATTGCGCGCAGCATCACGGGATCGAAGCAGCGATCACGAAAGGTCATCGCCAGCGAAAAGCCCGAGGCCGAACATTCGTCGGCCTCGGGCTGA
- a CDS encoding phosphoglyceromutase gives MTHNLILLRHGESEWNQKNLFTGWVDVTLTGKGRAEGQRAGELLREAELIPDVVYTSRLKRAILTSNLALEAADLSWLDVHRSWRLNERHYGALQGKNKKEIREEFGEEQFMTWRRSFDTPPPALGDASEFSQAGDPRYANLGDSLPRTECLADVIDRLLPYWYDRLVPELTVGRTVLVVAHGNSLRALVKHLDGISDADITGLNIPTGIPLHYELTEDFTPVKPGGTYLDPAAAEAAIGQVANQGR, from the coding sequence ATGACGCATAACCTCATCCTGCTGCGCCACGGCGAGAGCGAATGGAACCAGAAGAATCTGTTCACCGGTTGGGTCGATGTGACACTGACCGGCAAGGGCCGGGCAGAGGGCCAGCGCGCGGGAGAGCTCCTGCGCGAGGCCGAGCTCATCCCTGACGTCGTGTACACCTCCCGTCTCAAGCGGGCCATCCTCACCTCGAACCTGGCGCTCGAGGCCGCCGACCTCTCGTGGCTCGACGTCCACCGCAGCTGGCGACTCAACGAACGTCACTACGGTGCGCTGCAGGGTAAGAACAAGAAGGAGATCCGCGAGGAGTTCGGCGAGGAGCAGTTCATGACCTGGCGCCGGTCCTTCGACACCCCGCCGCCGGCTCTCGGCGATGCCTCGGAATTCTCACAGGCCGGAGACCCCCGCTACGCCAACCTCGGCGACTCCCTGCCTCGTACGGAATGCCTGGCCGATGTCATCGACCGGCTCCTGCCCTATTGGTACGACCGGCTCGTGCCCGAACTCACCGTCGGACGCACCGTGCTCGTCGTCGCCCACGGCAATTCGCTGCGTGCCCTCGTCAAGCACCTCGACGGAATCTCCGATGCCGATATCACCGGCCTCAACATTCCCACCGGAATCCCGCTGCACTACGAGCTGACCGAGGACTTCACCCCGGTCAAGCCCGGCGGCACGTACCTTGATCCCGCTGCCGCCGAGGCCGCGATCGGTCAGGTCGCCAACCAGGGCCGCTGA
- a CDS encoding YbjN domain-containing protein — translation MTNDTETILAGVRQWAHENEVEVDAVEDSQIAVVLPGEKKLKTTVSITIAARTVQLQAFVIRHPDENSEEFNRWLLMKNLKPGPVSFGIDALGDVYLGASVPRDRLLDELDSLLGAILATADSSFNELLLIGFRTGMKKEWAWRISRGESTRNLAAFEDVLSGDDNEFLEQT, via the coding sequence ATGACGAACGACACCGAGACGATCCTGGCCGGTGTGAGGCAATGGGCCCACGAGAACGAGGTCGAGGTCGACGCCGTTGAAGACTCTCAGATCGCCGTCGTCCTGCCGGGGGAGAAGAAGCTGAAGACGACCGTGTCGATCACGATCGCAGCGCGAACGGTGCAGCTGCAGGCGTTCGTCATTCGTCATCCGGATGAGAACTCCGAGGAGTTCAATCGGTGGCTGCTGATGAAGAACCTGAAGCCGGGGCCTGTGTCCTTCGGAATCGATGCGCTCGGCGATGTCTACCTGGGGGCCAGCGTGCCCCGGGACCGACTGTTGGACGAACTCGACTCGCTGCTCGGCGCGATTCTGGCGACCGCCGACTCCTCGTTCAACGAACTCCTGCTCATCGGCTTCCGCACCGGCATGAAGAAGGAATGGGCATGGAGGATCAGCCGCGGGGAGTCGACGCGCAACCTCGCTGCCTTCGAAGACGTCCTCAGCGGAGACGACAACGAATTCTTGGAGCAGACGTGA
- a CDS encoding CarD family transcriptional regulator, whose product MSFEVGDTVVYPHHGAATIQDIKKRTIKGEEKLYLKLQVAHGDLVIEVPAENCDLVGVRDVVGEEGVEKVFNVLRAEFVEEPTNWSRRYKANLEKLQSGDVIKVAEVVRDLWRREQDRGLSTGEKRMLSKARQILVSELALAEKKEESEAEAILDEVLAS is encoded by the coding sequence ATGAGTTTCGAGGTCGGCGACACAGTTGTCTATCCACATCACGGTGCAGCGACAATCCAAGATATCAAAAAACGAACCATTAAAGGTGAGGAGAAACTGTACCTCAAGCTCCAGGTCGCCCATGGTGATCTAGTCATCGAGGTTCCCGCGGAAAACTGCGATCTCGTCGGCGTGCGAGATGTCGTCGGTGAAGAAGGTGTCGAGAAGGTCTTCAACGTCCTCCGCGCCGAATTCGTTGAGGAACCCACCAACTGGTCTCGTCGCTACAAGGCGAATCTTGAGAAGCTGCAGTCCGGTGACGTGATCAAGGTCGCCGAAGTCGTTCGTGACCTGTGGCGTCGCGAGCAGGATCGCGGCCTGTCGACCGGTGAGAAGCGCATGTTGTCCAAGGCTCGACAGATCCTCGTTTCCGAACTCGCATTGGCCGAGAAGAAAGAGGAATCCGAGGCCGAGGCCATTCTGGACGAAGTGCTCGCGTCCTGA
- a CDS encoding iron chaperone: MNVDDYIAGFDDEHKRDFLARLRDLSRSAAPTAEEGIKWGNPAYSLNTILFVFAGYAKHANFVFTPSTKEAFADQLGEFDTGKGSIKLYYDREIPTKLLSQMIAHRIREAEVDGVKWM, translated from the coding sequence GTGAACGTCGACGACTACATCGCCGGGTTCGACGATGAGCACAAGAGAGACTTTCTGGCCCGCCTCCGCGACCTCAGCCGCAGTGCTGCGCCCACCGCGGAGGAAGGCATCAAATGGGGGAACCCGGCCTATTCGCTGAACACGATCCTCTTCGTATTCGCCGGCTATGCCAAGCACGCGAACTTCGTGTTCACCCCCAGCACCAAAGAGGCCTTCGCCGATCAGCTGGGCGAATTCGACACCGGAAAGGGCTCGATCAAGCTCTACTACGATCGAGAGATCCCCACCAAGCTGCTGTCGCAGATGATCGCTCACCGCATCCGCGAAGCCGAAGTCGACGGCGTGAAGTGGATGTGA
- a CDS encoding GNAT family N-acetyltransferase, with translation MTESAIPAGFSAFAGETITLADRKFLVRRATAADVPGLVSLLRDDALGAGREGAGTEDVADYQHAFGLIDSDPNQLLVAVDEVTDSSDVTDSTAEPRVDRRSQPSETESTALVGTLQLTLIPSLSRRGSTRLQIEAVRIGPAAQGLGLGTAVFDWAHDCGRRFGASLAQLTTDKSRADAQRFYARLGYKVSHKGLKLDLS, from the coding sequence ATGACCGAGTCCGCGATTCCGGCGGGCTTCTCCGCCTTCGCCGGGGAGACGATCACCCTCGCAGACAGGAAGTTCCTGGTACGTCGCGCCACCGCAGCAGACGTGCCAGGACTGGTGTCCCTGCTTCGCGATGACGCTCTCGGTGCCGGTCGTGAGGGGGCAGGGACCGAGGATGTTGCCGACTACCAGCACGCATTCGGTCTCATCGACTCCGACCCCAATCAGCTTCTGGTCGCGGTCGACGAGGTCACCGACAGTTCCGACGTCACCGACAGCACCGCGGAACCTCGCGTGGACAGACGGTCACAGCCTTCGGAAACAGAGTCGACTGCTCTCGTGGGCACTCTGCAGCTGACCTTGATCCCGAGCCTGTCACGGCGAGGCTCGACACGGCTGCAGATCGAAGCGGTGAGGATCGGCCCGGCCGCTCAGGGGCTTGGTCTGGGCACTGCAGTCTTCGACTGGGCCCATGACTGCGGACGTCGGTTCGGGGCCTCGCTGGCTCAGCTGACGACCGACAAGTCACGTGCGGATGCGCAGCGGTTCTATGCTCGTCTCGGCTACAAGGTCAGTCATAAAGGACTCAAACTCGATCTGAGCTGA